The genomic stretch TTCCAGAAGACCGTCGCCCCCCAGGCGGTCCCGTCCCGGTCGTAGGCCAGGCCCGTCTCGATCCCGCGCAGAGTCTCGGGCTCCAGCGCCGAATTGGCCTCGGTGACGTCGTTGCCGACGCGGAACGGCCGGTGCAGTTCGTTCAGCGTCGCCGGCCGGAAGCCGGAATAGGCCGCCGCCCGCCAGGCGTAGCCGGCGCCCAGCAGATTGCTCAGATCCCGCCGCGCCGCCAACCGGGCGCTGAACACCTCGCCCGACCGGTCCTCGGCCGTCTCGTCCAGGATCGGCGCGCCGGTCGCCAGGGTGTATTCGTAGCGGAAGCCCGCCTCGTTCTTCCAATGGTCGTAACGCAGCCCGCCGGCGACCAGCCAGTCCCCGCCGGTCCAAGACCCGTCCACATAACCGCCGGCCACCGACGTCTCGCCGCCCGCGCGCCGTCCCCGGGCGAAGCCCGCGCCGGTCGGATTGCTGAACAACTCGTTGGTCTCGCCCTCGTTGAACCGGGCGTCGGCGCCGACCTCCCATTCCAGTCGCCCGCCGGCCATCTCGGACACGCGGCGGCGCAGGGCGGCGTTCAGCCCCCAGCCGGTCGCCGGAGTCCTGTACTGATCATTGGCCGGGGTCGTGGTCGACCGATCCGCCGCCACCGAGGCCGAACTGTTGGCCAGATTGCTCTCTATCCGCCAGGCCTGCAGCCGCCAGCCATAGCCATCGACGGGCGGGGCCTTGGCCGCCGTGGCGCTCAGACTGTGGCCGCTGGCGTTGGACCGGGTGTTCAGCAGGCCGGACCCGCGATCCTCCTCCCAGGTCGCCGTCCGCAGCGACAGGTTGGCCCCCTCGAGGTTGAGCCCGTCCAGAGGCGCATCGACCCGCAGGGCGGCGCTGCGGCTGTCCAGATCCAGCGGCGTATCCGCCGCCCCGGCCGCCGATCCACGCACCGGCGTATAGCCGTCGCTGGTCTCGTACAGGCCTGACAGGGTAACGCCGACCGGCCCCAGCATCGTCGATCCCGACCCCGCCGCCCGCGCCCCGCCGCGCTCGCCGACCGACAGGTCCAGCACGCCGCCGCCGTCCCGTTCCGTCAGGCCGATAGTCCCGGTCAGGGCCCCGGCGCCGTATGGCCCCGCCCCGGCGCCGCGCACCACATCCACCCGCTCCAACGACTCCGGCGCAACCTGGGACCAGATCACCCAGCCCCCGAACGGATCATTCAGCGGAACCCCGTCCAGCGTGACCAGGGTCCGCCCCGCGCCCGACGGCGCGATGGCGCGCAGCGAAATCCCCTGGGTCGTCGGATTGGCGGCCAGACTGGACGTCCGCCGGAACAGGGACACCGCCGGCACGGTCCGCAAGGCCTCGTCCAGCCGGGTCGAACGCTCCAGCACGGCCTGATCCAGCCGCACCACCGAAAAGGCGGCGTCAGCAGCGGCGGGCGGAAGACGGGCGGCCGTCACCGTGATTTCGGACAATTGGGCGGGCGGTGCGGGGGGCGTGTCTTGGAACATTCCGGACACAATAGACCAGCTTCGCCCTGGTTCACCCCTGCCGCCTTATAAAGCGGACTGCGCCCCCCGGGTTACAGCGTCACACCTCGGACCAGCGCCGCAGCAGGTTGTGATAGACGCCGGTCAGTTCGATCACCGCCTGATCCTTCGGCCCCTTCTCCAACCCCACCCGCTGGGTCGCGACGTCCAGGCGGAACAGCATCTCGCGGTCGCCGTCGTCGCGGATCAGGCTCTGCATCCACATGAAGGACGACACCCGCGCCCCGCGCGTCACCGGCATGACCTTATGAAGGCTCTTGGACGGATACAGCACCAGGTCTCCGGCCGGCAGCTTGACCGACTGGGGGCCATACATCTCCTCGATGATCAGCTCGCCGCCGTCGTAATCCTCGGGCTCGGACAGGAACAGGGTGGCCGACAGGTCGCTGCGGATACGGACGCCGCCGCCACGCTGCTGGCGGATGGCGTTGTCCACGTGCAGCCCGAACTCGCCGCCGCCTTCGTAGCGATTGAACAGCGGCGGAAAGATCGTGTGCGGCAGGGCGGCGGCCACGAACATCGGATTGGCGTTCAGCGCCTGAACCACCAGAGACGAAACCTCTCGGGCCACGTCCGAGTCTTCCGGCAGTTGCTGGTTCCGCTTCGCCGTCGCCGACTGATGGCCCGAAGTCATATTGCCGTCAGCCCAGGGACCGGCGTCCAGCCGCTCGCGCAAGGCCTTCACTTCGGCCTTGGAGAAGACTTCGGGAATCTGCAGCAGCACGACAGGTCTCGCTCAAAAGAAAACGGCCCCGCCGGAGGGACGGGGCCGTTGAGGATAGGCCGGGGATCGGCCGTTTAGAAGCGCAGGTTCAGCGCCAGGATCGCCTGCCGCGCCGGGGCGACATCGGCGTGGTGAACCCCGTTGGTGCGGATGATATATTCCTCGTCCGTCAGGTTCTTCACGTTCAGCTGCAGGCTGGCGCGATCCGTCAGATCGTAAGAGGCGAAGGCGTCCACGCGCGTCCATTCCGGCGCATAGATGCGGTTGGTCCCGCCGCCCGCGCCGCCCTGGTTCCCGCCGAAGGACTTGGACGTGTAATAGACGCCGCCGCCCAGGGTCAGCTTGCGCGTGACGCGATAGGTGCTGAACAGGCTGGCGGTGTGTTCCGGCGTATTGGCCAGCGGATCGCCTTCGTTGACGCTGGTGTAGGCCCCCTCGACCAGTTCGGAGTCCATATAGGTATAGCCGCCGAAGACCGTCCAGGCGGGCGTGATGCTGCCCGACACGCCGAGCTCCAGCCCCTTCACCTCGACCTCGCCCGCCTGTTCGTAGTCCGTCGTGCCGGACACCAGGATGATGGCGTTCTTACGCGTGGTCTGGAACAGGGCGGCCGACAGAGCCAACCGGTCGCTGAAGACATTGGCCTTGGCGCCGATCTCGAAGCTTTCGCTGTCCTCCGGGTCAAGAACCTCGTTGGCTAGATCACCCGACCCGGTGCCACCGGACGCGTTCTGATCGCCGGACGAGATGGTCGGCGGCGTCGAGGAGGTGGACCAGGAGGCGTAGACGCTGCTGCTCGGCGTCGGCTTGAACACCAGGCCGACCTGATAGTTGGTGAACTCCCAGGTGCGCTTGG from Brevundimonas sp. SL130 encodes the following:
- a CDS encoding Fe2+-dependent dioxygenase — its product is MLLQIPEVFSKAEVKALRERLDAGPWADGNMTSGHQSATAKRNQQLPEDSDVAREVSSLVVQALNANPMFVAAALPHTIFPPLFNRYEGGGEFGLHVDNAIRQQRGGGVRIRSDLSATLFLSEPEDYDGGELIIEEMYGPQSVKLPAGDLVLYPSKSLHKVMPVTRGARVSSFMWMQSLIRDDGDREMLFRLDVATQRVGLEKGPKDQAVIELTGVYHNLLRRWSEV
- a CDS encoding TonB-dependent receptor, with product MFQDTPPAPPAQLSEITVTAARLPPAAADAAFSVVRLDQAVLERSTRLDEALRTVPAVSLFRRTSSLAANPTTQGISLRAIAPSGAGRTLVTLDGVPLNDPFGGWVIWSQVAPESLERVDVVRGAGAGPYGAGALTGTIGLTERDGGGVLDLSVGERGGARAAGSGSTMLGPVGVTLSGLYETSDGYTPVRGSAAGAADTPLDLDSRSAALRVDAPLDGLNLEGANLSLRTATWEEDRGSGLLNTRSNASGHSLSATAAKAPPVDGYGWRLQAWRIESNLANSSASVAADRSTTTPANDQYRTPATGWGLNAALRRRVSEMAGGRLEWEVGADARFNEGETNELFSNPTGAGFARGRRAGGETSVAGGYVDGSWTGGDWLVAGGLRYDHWKNEAGFRYEYTLATGAPILDETAEDRSGEVFSARLAARRDLSNLLGAGYAWRAAAYSGFRPATLNELHRPFRVGNDVTEANSALEPETLRGIETGLAYDRDGTAWGATVFWNEIEDAIVNVTIGEGPGTFPRAGFVPAGGVLRQRQNAGTIAAWGVELNGSVQASEALSLNAVLSWTDAEVDGGTAASQLTGLRPAQAPEWSVTAGLDWRATQRLTLGLAARYESARFDDDLNSRTLDAAVTLDARAEWAAREGVMVWAALDNAFDEAVEVSMTGTDVAGYAPPRTLRAGMRFSY